GCACGCCTTGGCCAGCGCAAACGTCCTGTTGCGCCAGCCGTTCCTAAAACGCTTTTGGTTCGGGCGCGCCGCTATAATGGCGTCGTAGAAGTTCAGGCGCTTGACGAGCAGCATTTTCGAGAGCGCGAGCCCGTTTTTCCAGGCAAGCGTATAGAGCGTTTCGCGCGTCTTGGGGCCCCACTTTCCATCTATCACGACGAACGCCCCCAGCGACGCGCAGGCGCGCTGCGCTATACGCGCCGCGTTGCCCATGCCGTGG
The DNA window shown above is from Synergistes jonesii and carries:
- a CDS encoding putative peptidoglycan-binding domain-containing protein; the encoded protein is HGMGNAARIAQRACASLGAFVVIDGKWGPKTRETLYTLAWKNGLALSKMLLVKRLNFYDAIIAARPNQKRFRNGWRNRTFALAKACGVRIA